The window AAGCTGGTCGACCGGATCGAAACCGTCGCCGCGATCGGTGCGCCGGTCTATGGCTCCGATGCGATTGCCGGCACCATCAACATCATTCTCAAGCGCGATTTCGAAGGGATCGATCTCGATGCCCAATACGGCATCAGCCGCGAAGGCGATGCGGCCGATTACCGTGTGCGCGGCCTGATCGGCAAGAACTTTGCGGATGGCCGCGGCAATGTGACCCTTTCGGGGGAATATGGCGAAGGCGAAGGTCTGTTATTCTCCGATCGCGCACTGACCGCCAGCGATGATCGCTTCGCGCTCGCGCGCGATGCCAACTCGCCGTTCCGGCAGATCCCTTATACCGACTTCCGGGTGCCCTCGGTCGCGCTGACCGGCATTCCATTGGTAGGCGGCGGCGCGTTCGGCCTCGATTTCCCGCTGAGCCCGCAGCAGGCTGCGCTGTTCCTCGGCGATCCCACGGCAAGCTTTGGGGTTCAGAACGCTGCGCTGCAAACGCTGAGGTTTGACGTCAACGGCAATCTGATCCCGATCGACTTCGGTTCGACCATCGGCCCGGATTCGCGGTTCAACGTGTTCACCAGCGGCGGCAACGGGTTGACCCTACGCGACGTGTCGAACCTTCTGACCGACACCAAGCGTTACAACGCCGTGCTGACCACCAGCTACGAGATCGGCAATGCGTGGCGAATCTCGGCGGAAGGCTGGTACACCGTCAGCGAGGGTCGCAATCTGATCAACCAGCCGGCCTATAACAGCGCGCTGTTCGGCGCGGCGGGAACGCGTGACGGCAACCTGATCATTCCGTTGTCCAACCCGTTTCTGACACCCGACGTGCGGGCGGCGATCGCCAACCAGATCGCCAACAATCCGTTTTCCGATCGCAATCTGAATTGCACGTTTGGCGATGCTTTCCCCGCATGTCTTCAGGATCAGGACTATTTCTACTTCGGTCGGGCCAGCATCGATCTGTCACCCGGCGTGTCGGTCGGGAAGAACGAAATCATCCGCGGCGTCGCCGAACTTGCGGGCGAATTCAGCGTGATCCCCGACAAGCCCTGGTCCTTCAACGCATCCTTCAACTATGGCCGAGCCAAGACGGTCAGTCGCAACCAGGAACTGAACGAACAGAACTTCCGCAACGCGATCAATGCCGTTTCGGTCGGCGGCACGATCGTTTGCGCACCGGGGGCCGTCAATTCGGCTGCCCCCACGGTGAGTTCGACATGCGCGCCGCTCAACCTGTTCGGCCAGAACGGCGTGACCAAGGAAGCGCTGGACTACGTCACGTCGATCGCAACCCCGGTGAACATCAACGAACAATATGATGCGATCGTTTCGGTTTCGGGCGGATTGTTTGCCCTCCCCGGCGGGGATTTCGGCTTTGCGCTGGGCTATGAACATCGTGAGGAAAGCTCGGATTTCGATCCGGGCGTGTTCTATCGCGGGGCATCGGTCGATCTTTATCCCGGTGTCGACTACGACGGGGACGGCGATCCGATCGACCTGTTCTACGGACGAAGCGTGCCGATCCTGCCCGTGTTCGGCAAATACAACACCGATGAAATCTTCGGCGAAATCAACGCACCGATCATCGCACCCGATAACGACGTCACACTGATCAGCGAATTGTCGCTGAATGCCGCGGGTCGTTATGTCTGGAACTCGATCGCTGGCGGGGATCTCACGTGGACTGTCGGCGGGCGGTACGCTCCGGTCGACGGCCTCACATTCCGCGGTGCCTACACGCGGGCGATCCGGGCGCCGTCAGTAACCGAGTTGTTCAACCCGTCGTCGAGCTCGTTCGTATTCGCGACCGATCCGTGCGATGCGGGCGAGATCACCCGCGGGCCTGATCCGGCGACCCGCGCTGCCAACTGCGCTGCGGCCGGGGTGCCGGATGACTTCACCGCGCTTTCGAACCAGCGCTCGTTCCCCGGCTTCGTGTTCGGCAACCCGGCGCTGACCAACGAGAAATCGGACAGCTTCACCGCCGGCATCGTGTTCGAGCCGCGCTTCGCGCGCGGGCTGGCGATCACGGTCGATTATGTCGACATCAAGCTCAGGAACGCGATCAGCCAGTTCTCGACCGATCAGGTCGCCGCGTCGTGCTATGATTCAACCACGTTCCCGGACAATGCGTTTTGCGATCTGGTCGAACGCGACCCCGACACCGCGCAGCTTTCGCGGATCGGCACGAGCTTCTTCAATTCGGCTGAATTGCGATACAAGGGCATTCTGGCCGATGTGAAGTATCTTGCCGAAACGCCGTTCCTCGGCGCGGAAAGCACGGTGGCGCTGTCGGCGACCTATCAATATCTCGACACGCTGACCAACCAGGTCATTGCCGGGGACACGCCGAACCAGATCGACGACACGGTCGGCTATTCCCGCCACAAGGGCGTTTTCACCGCCACCTACGACAATGACAGCTTCAACTATCAGATTCAGGCGCAATATCTCGGATCGGCCAAGGTCGACCCGCAGGCAGCACCGGACCAATTCTCGATCCAGAAGGTGGATCCGGTGGTGTTCGTGAACATGGCCGTATCGTTCGACGTGACCGACCGTGCAACCTTCCGGCTCAGCGCGGACAACGTGTTCAACGAAAAGCCGCCCTTCCCCTTCCCCTTGGCGGGCGGGACCACGACCTATTTCTCGGGTATTCTCGGCACCTTCTTCAGGGCCGGTTTCAATGTGACATACTGATTGCCGACTAAACCGATAGGTATTGCATGGGCCCCGGGAAACCGGGGCCCTTTTTTTGATGTATTACGAGCCGGGCGTTCCCCAGCTCTACCAGTCTGAATTCGGCTTACACAAGCAACTTGCCCGAAGCCCATCGATCCCAGACTTGGAAGGACGATCGGAAGATGTGTGCGGCAACACCATTCCGCCGTCACTTTCACCGACAGGCTTATCCAGCTGCCGCGCTAGCCGCCTGGCTGACGGTTCGCGGTTTTTGTTGCGCGGCTCATCCCCACCAGTTCGGCCATGCGAATGCTGGCCCCCGCAGCCGTCAGCCGGGCATAATCGGCACCGACCGACGCAGCCGTCGCGGCGGCTTCGGCGAACAGCCGTCCGCCCACAGAAATTACTGTCGGATGATCCGAAGCGGCGAGGCGCGAATGGTCGATGGTCGTTCGCAGACGGGGCAAGGCCTGCGGGCGCGCCATCGCATCGGACAGACCGATATCGACCACATCGGGGTGCTCCGCGCGCAATTGGTTGAACAGCGCTTCGTCGCTGTCGGGAAAGGCCATGTCGACCCGCCAGCCGGCATCGGTCATCTGATCGGCCAAGATTGATGTGCCGAGCATGTGTTGCTCTCCCGGCGCGACCGCGAGGAGGATCTTGTATTGCGTGTTGCGGATTGCCGAGCCGCTGGTGTGCCGGCGCACCGCATGCCCTGCCAGCTGCATCATGCTCAAACCGATGGTCAGATCGAACTCGCTGCATTCGTCTGCCAGCCAGGCATCCCCCAGCGCACGTGCGGTAGGTTCGATCAGCAGGGTGACGACGGCGTCGCTGGTCCAACCCTCGTCCTGCAGCGAAGCGAAGAAAGCATTGATCCGCACATCATCAGCGTTGAGCGCCAGTTCGCGCAGCTTCCTGATGTGCGCGTCGATGGCGGGCGGTGCAACGGACGCGGCTTTCGGCACAGGCGCTGCGTTATCGTTGCGGCTGTGCAGCAGCAGGTCCCAGTCCGAAAACAGCCGGGCCGGCGCGATATGCTCGGTCAATATCTCGATATGTTCGTGACGCCGATCCTGTTTAATCGACGTCCAAAGGGTATCGAGCTTGTCCTTGGGCCCTTCCAGCGTCTGCAGAAACGCGCCGCGCTCGTAGATCAGCATGCCGGTGACGTTGAGCATCCGGTTTCGCGTCCGGGCTTTGCTGACGAGCGTGCTCAATTCGGGCTCGCTCGGCGGCGCGGTCGCGAGGCTCTTGTATGTAAGGCAGGCGATCCAGCCGTCTTGCCCGGTATGTTCTGCTGAAGTCTCAGACATCCTCGCATCCCTCCTGCGGAATGGGGATCATCATTGCGGCTTGCGCACGAACGCGTGCGGCCAGCGGCGCCCGGTAGACGATCCCCCATCCACCACCGACAATGCGGCAATCATACACAATGCATGACGGTCGCACTGCGTCACACGGCCATAATTGGACTCGTGCAAGGCACACGAAACATCCGCTATCGCAACACAAGCGTCAAGCGATTGGCGTGCGAGCGCTTCGCCCATGCCAGTCTGCGAATTATTCCACCGCGATCAGTTGAAATGGAAAGAGAGAAAGATGCGTCCCAATGCGCACGACTGGGATCGCCTTGCACGTACTCGGGCTGTATCATCATCGTCGCGTCATTGCTGCCCGACCACAATTTTGCCATTCACGGCAAGTTCAATCCGTGTGCTACAAGCCTTTGCGGCGCTTGCGCAAAAACCGAAGGAATTGCAAAGCATGACGTGCCGCAACACAGCGAGTGTCGTTCTTCTGGCCGGAGCGCTGGCTGCCGGTCTGACGAGCCCCGCTCTTGCTGCACCCGACCCGGGAAAGAAGGCCTGCGTACAGGAAGCCCGCAAGCTTTGCCCCGCAGAAATGAAATCGCTCAGCCGCAAGAAGGTTGAGGCGTGCATGATCCGCAATATCGAGAAAACCTCTCCGGTCTGCAAAGCCGCGATGCTGACAATCAAGGCCGAGCGCGAGGCCCTGGTCCGGCGCGCTGCCAAAAATCAGGCGGCGACGTCGCAGTAAGCGGCATTTTCTGCGCGGATGCGCACCCACAGCATCGCAGCATTCAGAACCGAATAGAGCACGGCCACCCAGACCAAGCCGAATATCATCGGCACGACCGCGATCTCGCAGATCACGACGAAGTAATTGGGATGCCGCATGATCCGGAAGGGACCGCCGGTGATCGGCGGTTCGTTGTGCGGCACGATGATCCGCGTAGTCCAGCGCCGCCCCAATGTCGCCAGCACCCACACCCGCATGGCCTGCAGGACGGCGAAAACCGCCAGCAGCGCAAGATTGACCGGCCGGCCGCCGACCGTGCCCCATAGCACCGCAAGCCAGGATCCATGCATCAGCACCATCACCGGATAGTGCGACCGTCCGTATTCGACAGCACCCCGCGCCATCAGCGCCTTGGTGTTGCTCCGCGCAATGAACAGCTCGGAAATGCGCTGCAAGGTGATGAAGATCATGATGGCGTAAGGAAGGGTCATGCTGCACTCCGCAAGGTCAGGGTGCTGGCAGTAAAGCCGGGGCCAAGCGCGGTCATCACCGACAGCGGCGGAAGCCCGGCCTTGCGCACCCGGTCGAGCACAAAAAGAGCGGTCGGCGCCGACATGTTGCCATGCAGGCGCAGCACCTCGCGCTCATCCGCCAGGATACCTTGCGGCAGATCGAGCGCATATTCGATTGCGTCAACGACCTTCGCACCGCCCGGATGGCAGATGAACCGGTCAACATCGGCGATCCGGATATCCTGCGGGGCAAGCATTTCTTCGACCGCGCCGCGGAACTCCCGGCGGGCAAAGGCCGGGATCGCGCGGTTGAGCACTACCCCCAGCCCGGCAGGCTCCATCTGCCAGCCCATGATATCGAGCGTATCTGCCCACGTCTTTTCGCCGCTTCCGGTTATCAGGGCGAACCCCTCATCCCCCGGACGGATCACACATGCCGCCGCCCCGTCTGCGAACAATGCGGTCGAGACGATATCCGCCTTGCCGACGTTTTCGGTCCTGAGCGCAAGACTGCAAAGTTCGACCGTGACGAACAGCACGGTTGAACCCTTCCCCGCCTGCGCAAGCTTCGCCGCAAGCCCCAGGCCCGAAACCCCGCCCGCACAGCCCAGACCGAACACGGGAACCCGTGCGACATCGCTACGGAACCCCATTGTGCCAAGCGCCCGTGCTTCGAGGCTGGGTGTGGCAATGCCGGTCGACGAAACGGTGACGATGGTGTCGACCTCGCTTGCGGCAATGCCGGCTTCGGCCAGTGCCTTGCGGGCCGCTTCGACGAACAGATCGAGCGCAACTTCGAGATAGACTTCGGTGCGCTCGACGATCGTGCGCGGTTCCGTGTACCAGTCGACCGGACGCGCAAGCTGGCGAAATTCGATACCTGCATTGTCGTAGATTGACCGCAACCGTCCGAAATCCTCGAACGCTGCGCCAAGCAATCGTTCCGCAACCTGCGCGCCGGTGGCCTGATCGAGGATGTTTGGCGGTGTCGCTGTAGCCAGCGCGTGAATGCTTACCGGTATCATGCAGGGTGCCTCGCATCGGCCGATCGGCCGGAAATCTGGATCGTGTTGCCTCGAGACACGGCATCAACCGCGCGTCCCGTCTATCCCAGTTACAGACGGAACCGCGATGCGGATGCCAGTTTCCTTTAGTCATGCCAAGTCGGTTCGGCTAACGAACGTGGAATGATTGGCAACGATATTTCCCGGGCTAGCGCAAGAACATGGGCCGGGTTCGTCTTCATGTGCATCGGCATGTTCATGGCGATCCTCGATATCCAGATCGTCGCGACCTCTCTGCCCACGATCCAGAATGCATTGATGATCGGCGCAGATCAGATGATCTGGATCCAGACGGCCTATCTGACCGCCGAAATCGTCGCGATACCCCTCACGGGTTTCCTGACGGCCCGGTTGGGCATGCGCTGGCTGTTCGTGTCGGCGCTGACGGTCTTTACCATCGCCTCGCTGGGGTGTTCGGAAAGCGATACGTTCGGCGCGTTGATTGCGTGGCGGATCGTTCAGGGCTTTGCTGGCGGAACGCTGATCCCGGCGGTGTTTTCCGCGGTGTTCCTGCTATTTCCGCCCAAGTCGCAGGGCATCGCCACCACTATAGCCGGGGTCGCCGCCGTATTTGCCCCGACAGTCGGACCCATAGTGGGCGGGTGGATCACCGAAACTTATTCCTGGCACTGGCTTTTCCGGATCAACATCCTCCCGGGGATTATCGCCGCGCTCGGCGCAGCGATCGCGCTTGGCGATGCGGCAAGCAATGCACGGTCCGCCAGAGCGGTCGACGCTGCGGCGCTAACGTTGCTGGCCGCAGGTTTGACCGCATTGCAGATCGGTTTGAAAGACGCGCCTTCGCTCGGGTGGCTTGCACCAGGCGTAATTGCCTTGCTGCTGGGTTTCGCCGTCTGCGCCGCTGTTTTTGTCTGGCGCACTGCGCGATCATCCACGCCCTTGGTCGAACTGCGCTGCTTCAAGGATCGCAATTTTGCAATCGGCTGCGCGCTCAGTTTCATCCTCGGCATCGGGCTGTTCGGTTCGACCTATCTGATGCCTTTCTTTCTGGGCTTGGTGCGCGAGCACGATGCGCTGCGCATCGGAGAAATCATGCT is drawn from Erythrobacter neustonensis and contains these coding sequences:
- a CDS encoding TonB-dependent receptor domain-containing protein, translating into MRKTSILKASTATIAFGLTLAANPAFAQDQADPAPDDAVATAPAEETPVAITVTGSRIARPNLESTAPIGVISSEALDTRGFTSVAQALNELPSFGVPGASPVGFGQSGFGAGQSFVDFLGLGSQRTLTLVNGRRFVSSNTSSIFGPTGSGGSQVDLNNIPTKLVDRIETVAAIGAPVYGSDAIAGTINIILKRDFEGIDLDAQYGISREGDAADYRVRGLIGKNFADGRGNVTLSGEYGEGEGLLFSDRALTASDDRFALARDANSPFRQIPYTDFRVPSVALTGIPLVGGGAFGLDFPLSPQQAALFLGDPTASFGVQNAALQTLRFDVNGNLIPIDFGSTIGPDSRFNVFTSGGNGLTLRDVSNLLTDTKRYNAVLTTSYEIGNAWRISAEGWYTVSEGRNLINQPAYNSALFGAAGTRDGNLIIPLSNPFLTPDVRAAIANQIANNPFSDRNLNCTFGDAFPACLQDQDYFYFGRASIDLSPGVSVGKNEIIRGVAELAGEFSVIPDKPWSFNASFNYGRAKTVSRNQELNEQNFRNAINAVSVGGTIVCAPGAVNSAAPTVSSTCAPLNLFGQNGVTKEALDYVTSIATPVNINEQYDAIVSVSGGLFALPGGDFGFALGYEHREESSDFDPGVFYRGASVDLYPGVDYDGDGDPIDLFYGRSVPILPVFGKYNTDEIFGEINAPIIAPDNDVTLISELSLNAAGRYVWNSIAGGDLTWTVGGRYAPVDGLTFRGAYTRAIRAPSVTELFNPSSSSFVFATDPCDAGEITRGPDPATRAANCAAAGVPDDFTALSNQRSFPGFVFGNPALTNEKSDSFTAGIVFEPRFARGLAITVDYVDIKLRNAISQFSTDQVAASCYDSTTFPDNAFCDLVERDPDTAQLSRIGTSFFNSAELRYKGILADVKYLAETPFLGAESTVALSATYQYLDTLTNQVIAGDTPNQIDDTVGYSRHKGVFTATYDNDSFNYQIQAQYLGSAKVDPQAAPDQFSIQKVDPVVFVNMAVSFDVTDRATFRLSADNVFNEKPPFPFPLAGGTTTYFSGILGTFFRAGFNVTY
- a CDS encoding BLUF domain-containing protein — its product is MSETSAEHTGQDGWIACLTYKSLATAPPSEPELSTLVSKARTRNRMLNVTGMLIYERGAFLQTLEGPKDKLDTLWTSIKQDRRHEHIEILTEHIAPARLFSDWDLLLHSRNDNAAPVPKAASVAPPAIDAHIRKLRELALNADDVRINAFFASLQDEGWTSDAVVTLLIEPTARALGDAWLADECSEFDLTIGLSMMQLAGHAVRRHTSGSAIRNTQYKILLAVAPGEQHMLGTSILADQMTDAGWRVDMAFPDSDEALFNQLRAEHPDVVDIGLSDAMARPQALPRLRTTIDHSRLAASDHPTVISVGGRLFAEAAATAASVGADYARLTAAGASIRMAELVGMSRATKTANRQPGG
- a CDS encoding isoprenylcysteine carboxyl methyltransferase family protein, giving the protein MTLPYAIMIFITLQRISELFIARSNTKALMARGAVEYGRSHYPVMVLMHGSWLAVLWGTVGGRPVNLALLAVFAVLQAMRVWVLATLGRRWTTRIIVPHNEPPITGGPFRIMRHPNYFVVICEIAVVPMIFGLVWVAVLYSVLNAAMLWVRIRAENAAYCDVAA
- a CDS encoding type III polyketide synthase; the protein is MIPVSIHALATATPPNILDQATGAQVAERLLGAAFEDFGRLRSIYDNAGIEFRQLARPVDWYTEPRTIVERTEVYLEVALDLFVEAARKALAEAGIAASEVDTIVTVSSTGIATPSLEARALGTMGFRSDVARVPVFGLGCAGGVSGLGLAAKLAQAGKGSTVLFVTVELCSLALRTENVGKADIVSTALFADGAAACVIRPGDEGFALITGSGEKTWADTLDIMGWQMEPAGLGVVLNRAIPAFARREFRGAVEEMLAPQDIRIADVDRFICHPGGAKVVDAIEYALDLPQGILADEREVLRLHGNMSAPTALFVLDRVRKAGLPPLSVMTALGPGFTASTLTLRSAA
- a CDS encoding DHA2 family efflux MFS transporter permease subunit, with the translated sequence MCIGMFMAILDIQIVATSLPTIQNALMIGADQMIWIQTAYLTAEIVAIPLTGFLTARLGMRWLFVSALTVFTIASLGCSESDTFGALIAWRIVQGFAGGTLIPAVFSAVFLLFPPKSQGIATTIAGVAAVFAPTVGPIVGGWITETYSWHWLFRINILPGIIAALGAAIALGDAASNARSARAVDAAALTLLAAGLTALQIGLKDAPSLGWLAPGVIALLLGFAVCAAVFVWRTARSSTPLVELRCFKDRNFAIGCALSFILGIGLFGSTYLMPFFLGLVREHDALRIGEIMLVTGIAQLVAAPVAVYLEQRVGAHSLTVFGFGLFAAGLLASTQQTGATDFAEMLVPQVLRGVAIMFCLLPPTRMALGHVAPELVADGSGLFNLMRNLGGAIGLALIDTTIFSRAATHGATIVEELKAGDIATAVRIGIPRDAFVEQIGVPPDDFTQEMIRRWSKKQALVEAVNDAWLLIGVVTALAVILVFFVRRLPPPSAATDPLQAHDPAWFWSDRP